In Pseudocalidococcus azoricus BACA0444, a single genomic region encodes these proteins:
- a CDS encoding YcjF family protein, with product MSRSLLLILGLGIVLGLMLWLVAALHGLYVQIAFSSPLLANILLVVLILVFLALLYALIHYLGLVRQTKARPPRPQAPVEKTEAAVETLEALQKQLSQVEDEVARLALQAKARELEHSFSRQHIRLVVFGTGSAGKTSLVNAIVGKIVGEVSAPMGTTTMGATYCLQLRGIDQDIWITDTPGILEAGIAGTEREQQARQLATEADLLLFVLDNDLRQSEYLPLVSLVEMGKRSLVVLNKIDRMTAADRDLVLAQLRHRLQGIIAPPDVVAIAAAPQPIILENSNTVIPDPDILPVLKRIAAILRAEGQDLVADNILLQSQRLGEEARRLIDRQRKRQADKIVERYQWIGAGVICVTPIPVVDLLAAAAVNAQMVVEIGRVYGCDLNAARGRELALSLGRTLASLGIVKGAMDLVATALQLSVGGIVVGRAIQSVGAAYLTRIAGKSFIEYFRQDQDWGDGGMSEVVQQQFQLNRRDEFIQAFIQEAITKLPDTLGRAINRNSAAKIDKDTP from the coding sequence ATGTCCCGTTCACTGCTGCTGATTCTTGGCCTGGGGATTGTTTTAGGATTAATGCTCTGGTTAGTGGCGGCCCTCCATGGCCTGTATGTTCAAATTGCCTTTTCCAGCCCCCTCCTGGCCAATATCCTCCTAGTTGTCCTGATTCTGGTCTTCTTAGCTCTCCTCTATGCCCTGATTCACTACCTTGGCCTGGTGCGCCAAACCAAAGCCCGCCCGCCCCGCCCCCAGGCCCCGGTAGAAAAAACCGAAGCGGCAGTTGAAACCCTGGAAGCCCTGCAAAAACAACTCAGCCAAGTCGAAGATGAAGTTGCCCGCCTGGCCCTCCAAGCCAAAGCCCGAGAATTAGAACATAGTTTTAGTCGTCAACATATCCGCTTAGTTGTCTTTGGCACAGGTTCGGCGGGCAAAACCTCATTAGTGAATGCAATTGTCGGTAAAATTGTCGGTGAAGTCAGTGCCCCGATGGGAACAACCACCATGGGAGCCACCTATTGCCTCCAGTTGCGGGGGATTGACCAAGATATTTGGATTACCGACACCCCAGGCATATTGGAAGCAGGGATTGCTGGCACAGAACGGGAGCAACAGGCCCGCCAACTGGCCACGGAAGCTGATTTACTCCTGTTTGTCTTAGATAACGACCTGCGGCAATCGGAATATCTCCCCTTAGTCAGCCTGGTGGAAATGGGCAAACGCTCGCTGGTGGTTTTGAACAAAATTGATCGGATGACCGCAGCAGATCGGGACTTAGTCCTAGCCCAACTCCGCCACCGTCTCCAAGGCATTATTGCCCCACCCGATGTTGTCGCCATTGCCGCCGCTCCTCAACCCATTATTTTGGAAAATAGTAATACGGTGATCCCGGATCCCGACATTTTGCCTGTCTTAAAACGGATTGCAGCGATTCTCCGGGCCGAGGGACAGGATCTCGTTGCGGATAATATCCTCCTCCAATCCCAACGTCTGGGGGAAGAAGCCCGCCGTCTCATTGACCGCCAACGGAAACGTCAGGCCGATAAAATTGTCGAACGCTATCAGTGGATTGGGGCTGGAGTCATTTGTGTTACGCCAATTCCAGTCGTGGATTTACTTGCGGCTGCCGCTGTCAATGCCCAAATGGTGGTGGAAATTGGCCGCGTCTATGGGTGTGATCTCAATGCAGCCCGGGGCCGGGAATTAGCCCTCTCTTTGGGGCGCACCTTAGCCAGTTTGGGGATTGTCAAAGGGGCGATGGACTTAGTGGCGACTGCTTTACAACTCAGTGTCGGGGGCATTGTTGTTGGGCGGGCAATCCAGAGTGTTGGGGCCGCCTATTTAACCCGCATTGCTGGGAAAAGTTTTATTGAATATTTCCGCCAAGATCAAGACTGGGGCGATGGGGGCATGAGTGAGGTCGTCCAGCAACAATTCCAACTGAATCGCCGCGATGAATTTATCCAGGCCTTTATCCAAGAAGCGATTACCAAACTGCCGGATACCCTCGGGCGGGCCATTAACCGTAACTCAGCAGCAAAAATTGACAAGGACACTCCATAA
- a CDS encoding chlorophyll a/b-binding protein has product MTEPTRTPNVETPKFGFNSFAERLNGRAAMVGVVAVLLVEYFTGQGLLSWLGLF; this is encoded by the coding sequence ATGACAGAACCAACCCGGACTCCCAACGTAGAAACTCCCAAGTTTGGCTTTAACAGTTTTGCCGAGCGCTTAAATGGCCGGGCCGCAATGGTTGGGGTAGTGGCCGTCTTGTTAGTGGAATATTTTACAGGTCAAGGGCTTCTTTCTTGGTTGGGCTTGTTCTAA
- a CDS encoding Jag family protein codes for MSDPKIEQGCQWLEQALTKSGFPAVISVIEPPVSQLNGCWLKIQAESLTPEQRSQLLGAQANLLNSFQYLLNATLNLGLPKDEHLIFTLELGDFRAQRYQELVKLSESVAEKVKETGQAYQFPALPAVERRIIHTLLQEYPELNTQSQGEEPNRHLVVSLQANPSDTSELNIPSL; via the coding sequence ATGAGCGATCCGAAAATTGAACAGGGATGCCAATGGCTAGAGCAGGCCCTAACTAAATCTGGTTTTCCGGCTGTAATTTCCGTGATTGAGCCACCCGTGAGTCAGTTAAATGGCTGCTGGCTAAAAATTCAGGCCGAGAGTCTGACCCCAGAGCAGCGGAGTCAGCTTTTGGGTGCCCAGGCCAACTTACTCAACTCTTTCCAATACCTGCTCAATGCCACCTTAAATTTGGGCTTACCGAAAGATGAGCATTTGATCTTTACGTTGGAATTAGGGGATTTCCGAGCCCAACGCTATCAGGAACTAGTCAAATTATCGGAGTCTGTCGCTGAAAAAGTGAAAGAAACAGGGCAAGCTTATCAGTTTCCAGCCTTGCCCGCAGTTGAGCGGCGGATTATTCACACCCTTTTGCAGGAATATCCCGAACTGAATACCCAAAGCCAAGGGGAAGAACCGAATCGTCACTTAGTGGTTTCTTTACAGGCCAATCCCTCAGATACTTCCGAATTGAACATACCATCACTTTAG
- the yidC gene encoding membrane protein insertase YidC, whose product MDFGIGFLSSNVMLPILDFFYGIVPSYGLAIVALTLVIRFAVYPLSAGSIRSMRRMKIVQPLMQERVKDIQERYKSDPAKQQQAMSEVYKEFGNPLAGCFPLLLQLPILFALFATLRGSPFADVKYPVNLQIVPADQAVQVQPYASKSQNIYVAEGTHYPIQAVLPVGTKLTVGEKIDLAFQTTEGKPLGDILGNYPETDIQPHWQVTRGQERVNLDENGHLVALQPGDVTLEGIVPGIASKKGFLFIDALGRVGALDNELFMTAPDGSKTVNWDGIHWDILFMISAFGISLYVNQLLSGQGATSNPQQNQVNQLTPILFSGMFLFFPLPAGVLLYMLIANIFQTVQTFILQREPLPENLQKLLDEKEKAEAVKNRDALPFEAGKAKRKTSS is encoded by the coding sequence ATGGATTTTGGTATTGGGTTTCTTTCCAGTAATGTCATGCTGCCGATCCTGGATTTTTTCTACGGGATTGTGCCCAGTTATGGCCTGGCGATTGTGGCGTTAACCTTAGTGATTCGATTTGCGGTTTACCCCCTCAGTGCTGGCTCGATTCGCAGTATGCGGCGGATGAAAATTGTTCAGCCCCTCATGCAAGAGCGTGTTAAGGACATTCAAGAGCGCTACAAGAGTGACCCGGCCAAGCAGCAACAGGCCATGTCAGAGGTTTACAAAGAGTTTGGTAATCCCTTAGCCGGCTGCTTTCCCTTACTCCTCCAGTTGCCCATTCTCTTTGCCCTCTTTGCTACCCTCCGGGGATCGCCCTTTGCTGATGTAAAATACCCAGTTAACTTACAAATTGTTCCAGCCGACCAAGCGGTGCAGGTTCAGCCCTATGCCAGTAAATCTCAAAATATCTATGTGGCTGAAGGAACTCATTACCCGATCCAAGCGGTGTTACCTGTAGGCACTAAGCTCACGGTCGGGGAAAAGATTGATTTGGCCTTTCAAACTACGGAAGGTAAGCCCCTAGGAGATATCCTGGGAAATTATCCAGAAACAGATATTCAACCCCACTGGCAGGTCACTCGGGGACAAGAACGGGTCAATCTGGATGAAAACGGCCATCTTGTTGCCCTCCAGCCTGGTGATGTCACCCTTGAAGGCATCGTTCCTGGTATTGCTTCTAAGAAAGGGTTTTTGTTTATTGATGCCCTTGGGCGAGTTGGAGCCTTAGACAATGAACTCTTTATGACGGCCCCTGATGGTAGTAAGACCGTGAATTGGGACGGGATTCACTGGGATATTTTGTTCATGATCTCAGCTTTTGGGATTAGCTTGTACGTTAACCAACTCCTATCTGGCCAAGGTGCAACTAGTAATCCTCAGCAAAATCAAGTCAATCAACTGACTCCAATTCTTTTTTCAGGGATGTTCCTCTTTTTCCCCCTCCCGGCTGGAGTTTTGCTTTATATGTTGATTGCTAATATTTTCCAGACAGTCCAAACCTTCATTTTGCAGCGAGAACCCTTACCGGAAAACCTGCAAAAACTCCTGGATGAAAAGGAAAAAGCAGAAGCGGTTAAAAATCGAGATGCTCTGCCTTTTGAGGCCGGTAAAGCCAAACGAAAAACTAGTAGCTAG
- a CDS encoding PH domain-containing protein, translating to MGIKEDIYYEGGPHWGDLLINIFLGFTVICLPLTVGAIVRALWVRYRITDRRITIIGGWLGRDRSDIVYGEVAKVVTVPRGWGAYGDMVVTLKDGNRLEMRAVPRFRDVYAFISERLTPQAQGVSGALGR from the coding sequence ATGGGCATTAAAGAAGACATTTACTATGAAGGTGGCCCCCACTGGGGGGATTTACTGATCAATATCTTTTTAGGTTTTACAGTGATCTGTTTACCGCTAACCGTTGGGGCAATTGTTCGGGCCTTGTGGGTGCGCTATCGCATTACAGACCGCCGCATTACTATCATTGGTGGCTGGTTAGGGCGTGATCGCTCGGATATTGTCTATGGCGAAGTAGCCAAGGTTGTGACCGTGCCGCGGGGCTGGGGAGCCTATGGGGATATGGTCGTGACCTTAAAAGATGGAAATCGACTGGAAATGCGGGCTGTGCCAAGGTTTCGTGATGTTTACGCCTTTATCTCGGAACGGTTAACCCCCCAGGCCCAGGGTGTCAGTGGGGCCCTCGGCCGCTAA
- the rnpA gene encoding ribonuclease P protein component, protein MLPGPHRLRSRHDFNHIYKEGKSWHGPYFVTWLLPRATLEPGLPLSTASFLVTRIGLVVGKKVSKLAIRRNWVKRRMRQACWELLKEIEPGWDVILVARRAVLDLQANQYLPELEQLLAQAGILHGH, encoded by the coding sequence ATGCTCCCAGGCCCCCATCGGCTGCGATCTCGGCATGACTTTAACCACATTTATAAAGAGGGCAAAAGTTGGCACGGGCCATATTTTGTTACTTGGTTACTCCCTCGCGCAACCCTAGAACCAGGCCTGCCTCTGTCAACCGCTTCATTCCTCGTAACCCGGATTGGCCTGGTAGTTGGCAAAAAAGTCAGTAAATTGGCCATCAGACGTAACTGGGTCAAACGCCGTATGCGCCAGGCCTGCTGGGAATTATTAAAGGAGATCGAACCAGGCTGGGATGTGATTTTAGTAGCCCGGCGGGCAGTATTAGATCTCCAAGCCAATCAATATCTGCCAGAATTAGAGCAGTTACTGGCACAAGCAGGTATCTTACATGGGCATTAA
- the rpmH gene encoding 50S ribosomal protein L34: MTKRTLGGTVRKRKRTSGFRARMRTHTGQQVLKARRRKGRARLAV, encoded by the coding sequence ATGACTAAACGTACTTTGGGCGGAACGGTTCGCAAACGTAAACGGACATCCGGCTTTCGGGCTAGGATGCGAACACACACAGGCCAACAGGTGCTTAAGGCACGGCGGCGTAAAGGTCGAGCCCGCTTAGCTGTGTAA
- the dnaA gene encoding chromosomal replication initiator protein DnaA, which translates to MEISPETFWNQILERLQLLLSRPTFETWIKTATVESFDGKVLVVCMPNPFARNWLHKYYLKTISDVAHDVMGYPVEIRLAIAQGSEESTEIPNPPPQTMELVPNQSGPSLLVPPPAPSRDRIGELNPKYVFSRYVVGPNNRMAHAACLAVAESPGREFNPLFLCGGVGLGKTHLMQAIGHYRLEIDPQAKIFYVSTEQFTNDLIAAIRKDSMQTFREHYRAVDVILVDDIQFIEGKEYTQEEFFHTFNTLHEAGKQVVLASDRPPSQIPRLQERLCSRFSMGLIADIQPPDLETRMAILQKKAEYENIRLPREVVEYIASSYTSNIRELEGALIRAVAYISISGLSMTVENIAPVLNPANRKIEASPEIIFNVITESFGIAIEDLKGNSRRREISVARQVGMYLMRQYTGLSLPKIGEEFGGKDHTTVMYSCEKVTELQRTDPEMGSLLRQLSDRINLASRPAEA; encoded by the coding sequence GTGGAGATTTCCCCAGAAACATTTTGGAATCAAATTCTCGAGCGACTTCAACTCCTCCTCAGCCGTCCCACCTTTGAAACCTGGATTAAAACTGCCACTGTGGAAAGCTTTGATGGTAAGGTGCTGGTGGTCTGTATGCCCAATCCTTTTGCCCGTAATTGGCTGCATAAATACTATCTAAAAACCATCTCTGATGTTGCCCATGATGTGATGGGATATCCGGTGGAGATCCGCTTAGCAATTGCCCAAGGCAGTGAAGAGTCAACAGAGATACCCAATCCTCCCCCCCAAACCATGGAGCTAGTCCCGAATCAATCTGGCCCCTCTTTGCTCGTCCCGCCCCCAGCCCCCAGTCGTGACCGGATTGGAGAACTTAATCCCAAGTATGTTTTTTCCCGCTATGTGGTTGGGCCCAATAACCGCATGGCCCACGCGGCCTGTTTAGCAGTTGCCGAGTCCCCCGGCCGGGAGTTCAACCCCCTCTTTCTCTGCGGAGGAGTCGGCCTGGGAAAAACCCACTTGATGCAGGCCATTGGCCACTATCGGCTAGAAATTGACCCCCAGGCCAAAATTTTCTATGTTTCCACAGAGCAATTTACCAATGACCTGATTGCGGCAATTCGGAAAGATAGTATGCAAACCTTTCGGGAGCACTACCGGGCCGTAGATGTCATTTTGGTTGATGATATTCAATTTATTGAAGGTAAAGAATACACCCAAGAAGAGTTTTTCCACACCTTTAACACCCTCCATGAAGCCGGTAAACAGGTGGTTCTCGCCTCGGATCGCCCCCCGAGCCAAATTCCCCGGCTCCAAGAACGACTGTGTTCGCGTTTTTCTATGGGCCTGATTGCGGATATTCAACCGCCAGATTTAGAAACGAGAATGGCAATTCTCCAGAAAAAAGCCGAGTACGAAAACATTCGCTTACCGCGGGAAGTTGTGGAATACATTGCCTCTAGCTACACCTCGAACATTCGCGAACTAGAGGGGGCGTTAATTCGGGCTGTGGCTTATATTTCCATTTCTGGCTTATCTATGACTGTGGAAAATATTGCCCCAGTTTTGAATCCTGCCAATCGAAAAATTGAAGCCTCACCAGAAATTATTTTCAACGTGATTACAGAGTCCTTTGGCATTGCAATTGAAGACCTCAAAGGTAACTCACGGCGGCGAGAAATTAGCGTGGCCCGACAGGTGGGGATGTACCTGATGCGTCAATACACCGGGCTGAGCTTACCCAAAATTGGCGAAGAATTCGGCGGCAAAGACCACACCACAGTGATGTATAGCTGTGAAAAAGTAACTGAACTGCAACGCACAGATCCCGAAATGGGTTCCCTACTAAGACAACTCAGTGACCGGATCAATCTCGCCAGTCGCCCCGCCGAAGCCTGA
- a CDS encoding peroxiredoxin, whose amino-acid sequence MSLQLGDVVPNFTQDSSVGELNFYDWAGDSWVILFSHPADYTPVCTTELGVVAKLKDEFAKRNVKVIALSVDDADSHRGWISDINETQNTTVNYPIIADGDKKVSTLYGMIHPNSSTGNTLTVRSVFIIDPNKKLRLTITYPASTGRNFDELLRVIDSLQLTDYHSVATPANWKDGDDCVVVPSIPTDLAREKFPKGVTEVKPYLRLTPQPNK is encoded by the coding sequence ATGTCCCTCCAACTCGGGGATGTCGTACCCAACTTTACCCAAGATTCTTCCGTAGGCGAACTTAACTTTTACGATTGGGCCGGAGATAGTTGGGTGATTCTCTTCTCACACCCGGCGGACTATACCCCCGTTTGTACTACCGAATTAGGGGTTGTGGCCAAACTGAAAGACGAATTCGCCAAGCGCAACGTGAAAGTCATTGCCCTCAGTGTAGATGATGCTGACTCCCACCGGGGTTGGATCAGCGATATCAACGAAACCCAGAACACCACTGTCAATTATCCAATTATTGCCGATGGGGATAAAAAAGTTTCTACCCTGTATGGCATGATTCACCCCAACTCCAGCACTGGCAACACCTTAACAGTCCGTTCTGTGTTTATCATTGACCCGAACAAAAAATTACGTTTAACCATCACCTACCCCGCCAGCACTGGTCGGAACTTTGATGAGCTTTTACGGGTGATTGATTCTCTACAATTGACGGATTACCACAGTGTTGCTACCCCCGCTAACTGGAAAGATGGGGATGATTGTGTGGTAGTGCCGTCCATTCCAACTGATCTGGCTCGGGAAAAATTCCCCAAAGGCGTGACTGAGGTCAAACCCTACCTCCGGTTAACTCCCCAACCCAACAAGTAA
- the tgt gene encoding tRNA guanosine(34) transglycosylase Tgt → MFKFDCQARCPETQARVGVFHTPHGIIETPRFMPVGTLANVKTVTPAQLATTGAQMILANTYHLHLQPGEEIIAAAGGLHRFMGWSGPILTDSGGFQVFSLSQMRAISDAGVLFKSPKDGQEIFMSPEIAMEIQGQLGADVIMAFDECPPYPATREQVQAATERTIRWLYRCHQAHYHRPNSPLSHPQALFGIIQGGVYLDLRRACAAEMVKLDLPGYAIGGVSVGEPPELIAGVVAATTPLLPEDKPRYLMGVGTYREMAQAIAAGIDLFDCVIPTRLARHGSALVQGERWNLKNARFKTDFTPLDETCTCYACQNFSRAYLSHLIRAQEVLGFTLLAIHNLTELIRFTQRIRTAILAGTFTSEFASWLKPQESA, encoded by the coding sequence GTGTTTAAATTTGACTGCCAGGCCCGTTGTCCCGAAACCCAAGCCCGTGTCGGTGTCTTTCATACCCCCCATGGCATCATTGAAACGCCGCGTTTTATGCCGGTGGGAACCCTGGCCAATGTGAAAACGGTGACACCGGCCCAACTGGCCACCACTGGCGCGCAAATGATCCTTGCCAATACCTACCATCTCCACTTGCAACCTGGGGAAGAAATTATAGCGGCGGCGGGAGGATTGCATCGCTTTATGGGTTGGTCGGGGCCAATTTTGACGGATTCTGGCGGCTTTCAGGTTTTTAGCCTCAGTCAAATGCGGGCCATTAGTGATGCTGGGGTGCTCTTTAAGTCTCCTAAGGATGGGCAGGAGATTTTCATGAGTCCAGAAATCGCCATGGAGATTCAAGGGCAATTGGGGGCTGATGTGATTATGGCCTTTGATGAATGTCCCCCCTATCCCGCGACCCGTGAACAGGTACAAGCTGCCACAGAGCGGACAATCCGTTGGTTATATCGCTGTCACCAGGCCCATTATCACCGCCCCAATTCCCCGCTATCCCATCCCCAGGCCCTCTTTGGCATTATTCAGGGAGGAGTATATTTAGACCTCCGCCGGGCCTGTGCCGCTGAAATGGTCAAACTGGACTTACCCGGTTACGCGATTGGGGGGGTGAGTGTGGGAGAACCGCCGGAATTAATTGCCGGAGTCGTGGCCGCAACTACGCCCCTGTTACCGGAAGATAAGCCCCGCTACTTGATGGGAGTTGGTACTTATCGGGAAATGGCCCAGGCCATTGCCGCCGGAATTGATTTGTTTGATTGTGTCATTCCCACCCGTCTGGCCCGTCATGGCTCTGCTTTAGTGCAAGGGGAGCGTTGGAACCTCAAGAATGCTCGCTTCAAAACAGACTTTACCCCCCTGGATGAAACCTGTACCTGCTATGCCTGCCAAAACTTTAGTCGGGCTTACCTAAGTCATTTAATTCGCGCTCAGGAAGTCTTGGGGTTTACCCTGTTGGCGATTCACAACTTGACGGAATTGATTCGTTTTACCCAACGAATTCGGACGGCAATTTTAGCGGGGACTTTTACTAGTGAATTTGCGAGTTGGTTAAAGCCGCAGGAATCAGCCTAA
- a CDS encoding DUF3084 domain-containing protein → MVGYVLILAVIILGGAIATVGDRLGSKVGKARLSLFNLRPKQTAVLITILTGSLIAGSTLGILFAVSKELRDAVFRIESIQRQRQAAEVELKTALIQKNSIESDLAASQANLSQVKTQLAGATKSLKAALTRQAQTQRLFKQLQARYRQTQANLAQVQAKSRTLQTEITRLQAEQTTALRQLQTAQGQRQELEIAVTEIQTRLAAAERQKQALEDSIATIQTQLASADQQRQALLDQQTKLRSEIKTLETSRQRLEENVEVLLLGLRRGTISIRAGQVLAAGVVKNIDSPTKAQQAIEEFLRQARRNAIILNNPQNIKPTDQVIQVTTADIDRLMQQLLTGKTYSVRILAAANYLQGEANILVVPQAAENTLIFEPGATIAQIRLNPSKMSDEQILQRLDALFSTSNQRAIEAGVWPDPVSGTVGAFDQIELVKFILALRNYPGEMEISSIVPQAIYTSGPMKLELVARQNQKIILRGG, encoded by the coding sequence ATGGTTGGGTATGTTTTAATTCTGGCGGTTATTATCTTGGGTGGGGCGATTGCAACCGTCGGCGATCGGCTGGGGTCAAAGGTCGGTAAAGCCCGTTTATCTCTCTTTAATTTACGTCCTAAGCAAACCGCCGTTTTAATTACCATTCTGACGGGGAGTCTAATTGCTGGTTCAACCCTGGGCATATTATTTGCAGTTAGTAAAGAACTGCGGGATGCTGTATTTCGGATTGAATCAATTCAACGTCAACGCCAAGCTGCAGAAGTGGAACTCAAAACCGCTCTGATTCAGAAAAATTCGATTGAGTCGGATCTAGCCGCATCCCAGGCCAACCTTTCCCAGGTCAAAACCCAACTAGCCGGGGCCACAAAGAGCCTCAAAGCCGCCCTTACCCGCCAGGCCCAGACCCAACGCTTATTTAAACAACTCCAAGCCCGCTATCGCCAAACCCAGGCCAACCTGGCCCAAGTCCAGGCCAAAAGCCGCACCCTGCAAACCGAAATTACCCGTCTCCAGGCAGAACAAACCACGGCCTTGCGTCAACTCCAGACTGCCCAAGGTCAACGCCAAGAACTCGAAATAGCTGTCACCGAGATACAAACGCGTCTTGCCGCTGCCGAACGCCAAAAGCAAGCCCTTGAGGACTCCATTGCCACGATTCAAACCCAACTCGCCAGCGCCGATCAACAACGCCAAGCCCTGTTGGATCAACAAACCAAACTCCGCTCTGAAATCAAGACCTTGGAAACCAGTCGCCAACGCCTTGAAGAAAATGTCGAAGTCCTCCTGCTGGGTTTAAGACGCGGAACCATTTCGATTCGGGCGGGGCAAGTGTTAGCGGCTGGAGTTGTGAAAAACATTGATAGCCCCACCAAAGCCCAACAGGCCATCGAAGAATTTCTCCGCCAGGCCCGCCGCAATGCAATTATTTTGAATAATCCCCAAAACATTAAACCCACAGATCAGGTCATTCAAGTTACAACGGCAGATATTGATCGCCTCATGCAGCAGCTATTAACGGGCAAAACCTATAGCGTGCGGATATTAGCCGCAGCCAACTATCTCCAAGGCGAGGCCAATATCTTAGTTGTTCCCCAGGCCGCCGAAAATACCTTGATTTTTGAGCCGGGAGCTACCATTGCCCAAATTCGCCTCAATCCCAGCAAAATGAGTGACGAACAAATTCTCCAACGCTTAGATGCCCTCTTTAGCACCTCCAATCAACGGGCCATTGAAGCTGGGGTTTGGCCTGATCCAGTCAGCGGCACTGTGGGAGCCTTTGATCAAATTGAACTCGTCAAGTTTATTTTGGCCTTAAGAAACTATCCCGGTGAGATGGAAATTAGTAGTATTGTTCCCCAGGCCATCTACACTTCTGGGCCAATGAAGCTGGAGTTAGTCGCACGACAAAACCAAAAAATTATTTTACGGGGCGGCTAG
- the rseP gene encoding RIP metalloprotease RseP, whose translation MSLLSIVAAIAVLGLLIFVHELGHFLAARTQGIYVNRFSIGFGPVLWKYQGPETEYALRGIPLGGYVGFPDDDPDSAIPPQDPNLLKNRPVLDRAIVISAGVLANLLFAFVLILTQMGLFGIPQITYQPGVLVPQLATESSVVAFQAGVKAGDRITAVNGYPLGANAESITYLMEQIQSHPGEPLQLDVARGDSIENLTIVPELGEDGRARVGVQLAPNVEVTREHTLNPVKLVGAAAREFERITQLTVSGFIKLFQHLDQAASQVSGPVAIVAIGADIVRSNFGQLFQFAALISINLAVINILPLPALDGGQLVFLLIEGLRGKPLPTRIQEGVMQTGLVLLLGLGMVLIVRDTVNLTGLAWMQQLF comes from the coding sequence ATGTCCCTTTTGTCCATCGTGGCGGCAATTGCTGTTCTCGGACTTTTAATTTTTGTCCATGAATTAGGACACTTCTTAGCCGCACGGACTCAGGGCATCTATGTTAATCGCTTTTCCATTGGTTTTGGCCCGGTCTTGTGGAAATATCAGGGCCCAGAAACAGAATACGCGCTGCGGGGAATTCCCTTGGGCGGCTATGTTGGCTTCCCCGATGATGATCCCGATAGTGCAATTCCCCCTCAGGATCCCAATCTTTTGAAAAACCGCCCGGTGTTGGATCGGGCCATCGTCATCAGTGCGGGGGTGTTAGCGAATCTCCTCTTTGCCTTTGTGCTGATTCTGACCCAGATGGGCCTCTTTGGCATTCCCCAAATTACCTATCAGCCGGGGGTCTTAGTACCACAATTAGCGACCGAGAGTAGTGTTGTTGCCTTTCAAGCCGGGGTCAAAGCTGGAGACCGCATTACAGCCGTCAATGGCTATCCCTTAGGAGCAAACGCTGAAAGTATTACTTACTTGATGGAGCAGATTCAGTCTCACCCCGGGGAACCGCTTCAGTTAGACGTTGCTAGGGGCGATAGTATCGAAAATCTGACGATTGTACCGGAATTGGGCGAGGATGGTCGGGCTAGGGTGGGGGTACAATTGGCTCCCAACGTGGAAGTGACCCGTGAACATACCCTCAATCCGGTTAAATTAGTTGGCGCGGCGGCCCGGGAGTTTGAGCGGATTACCCAGTTGACGGTTAGCGGTTTTATTAAACTGTTTCAGCACTTAGATCAGGCCGCCTCACAAGTGTCTGGGCCGGTGGCGATTGTGGCCATTGGGGCTGATATTGTCCGCTCTAATTTTGGGCAGTTATTTCAATTTGCCGCCTTGATTAGTATTAACCTAGCCGTAATTAATATTTTGCCCTTACCGGCCTTAGATGGGGGTCAACTAGTCTTTTTGCTGATTGAAGGGCTGCGGGGTAAACCTTTACCAACTCGGATTCAAGAAGGGGTCATGCAAACGGGCTTGGTTTTGTTGTTGGGCTTAGGGATGGTTTTAATTGTGCGCGATACGGTCAACCTAACTGGCCTGGCCTGGATGCAGCAGTTATTTTAA
- the psb27 gene encoding photosystem II protein Psb27, with amino-acid sequence MKRFLSFALSLALVISIGLTGCSNTPPGLSGNFRQDTIAVIDSLRQAIALPEDDPTKAAAQADARTKINSFIALYRRDDNLTSLTSFTTMRTALNSLAGHYSSYPNRPVPEKLKTRLEQEFRQVELALDREANS; translated from the coding sequence ATGAAGCGTTTCTTAAGCTTTGCCCTCAGCCTAGCCCTAGTGATCTCAATCGGCTTAACCGGGTGTAGTAATACTCCCCCAGGCCTGAGTGGTAATTTTCGCCAAGACACCATTGCTGTTATTGATAGCCTCCGCCAGGCGATTGCCTTGCCTGAAGATGACCCCACAAAAGCCGCCGCCCAGGCCGATGCCCGCACCAAGATCAATAGCTTTATTGCCCTTTATCGCCGTGATGACAACTTGACCAGCTTGACTTCCTTTACGACTATGCGTACTGCCTTAAATTCTTTGGCTGGTCACTATAGTTCTTATCCCAATCGCCCCGTCCCCGAAAAACTGAAAACCCGTCTTGAGCAAGAGTTTCGCCAGGTGGAGTTGGCCTTGGATCGGGAAGCTAATAGTTAA